The Primulina tabacum isolate GXHZ01 chromosome 16, ASM2559414v2, whole genome shotgun sequence genome window below encodes:
- the LOC142529627 gene encoding transport protein particle 20 kDa subunit-like, with the protein MASTACFVIVSKNDIPIYEAEVGTVPKKEDAAHQHQFILHAALDIVQDVAWTTSAMFLKAVDRFDDLVVSVYVTAGHTRLMLLHDSRNDDGIKSFFQEVHELYVKTILNPLYLAGSRITSSHFDTKVRALARKYL; encoded by the exons ATGGCAAGTACTGCGTGCTTCGTGATAGTAAGCAAAAATGATATCCCCATTTACGAAGCCGAAGTTGGTACAGTTCCCAAA AAAGAGGACGCTGCTCATCAACACCAATTCATATTACATGCTGCTTTAGACATTGTTCAAGATGTGGCGTGGACTACAAGTGCGAT GTTTCTGAAAGCAGTTGACAGATTTGATGATTTGGTCGTGTCTGTATACGTAACTGCAGGTCATA CTCGTCTGATGCTGCTTCACGATTCTCGTAACGATGATGGGATTAAGAGCTTCTTCCAAGAGGTTCACGAGTTATACGTAAAG ACCATTCTCAACCCCCTTTATCTTGCTGGGAGTCGCATCACTTCATCGCACTTTGACACGAAAGTTCGAGCTCTTGCTAGAAAATATCTCTGA